A genomic window from Cucumis melo cultivar AY chromosome 8, USDA_Cmelo_AY_1.0, whole genome shotgun sequence includes:
- the LOC103484627 gene encoding uncharacterized protein LOC103484627, with product MQLVSNPLSPVRLILSQIFLTSFLCVEATCRTSCGSIPIHYPFGIDDGCGSLYYRNLLYCTNSDKLELRTPTGTYPVSTISYSDPYILISDPDMWACQDGQNFRPTRPFILDPETHLSVSPLNDFLFFNCSEQNVMIAPKPVFCGRFPDRCDASCDSASYLCTHLPGCETALGESSCCSYSPKAVDSLKMMVKYCGSYTSVYWRSVGDGDNKDQIAEYGIRIDFDFLVTTTCLGCQDVLKGGGSCGFDVETLQFLCICDGNNNVTTYCQDQSKSSVSNKHRIIAGTVSAVSAAGALGIAATILFVKKLKKANAPVTCGVQTNDNRLF from the exons ATGCAATTAGTTTCAAATCCCCTCTCCCCTGTTCGCCTAATTTTGTCACAAATATTCCTAACATCATTCTTGTGTGTGGAAGCAACATGCCGAACCTCCTGCGGCAGCATTCCGATTCATTACCCTTTCGGCATAGACGACGGCTGCGGCAGCCTTTATTACCGGAACCTCCTTTACTGCACAAATTCTGACAAATTAGAGCTCCGAACACCCACCGGAACATACCCTGTTTCCACCATTAGCTACTCCGATCCCTACATCCTAATCTCCGACCCAGATATGTGGGCCTGTCAAGACGGTCAAAATTTCCGCCCCACCCGACCCTTCATTCTCGACCCGGAAACCCACCTCTCTGTTTCCCCGCTAAACgatttcctcttcttcaactGCAGCGAACAGAACGTGATGATTGCGCCCAAGCCGGTGTTCTGCGGGCGATTCCCGGACCGGTGCGACGCGTCGTGTGACAGTGCGAGTTATTTGTGCACGCACTTGCCAGGGTGTGAGACGGCGCTGGGGGAGAGTTCATGCTGCTCGTATTCACCGAAGGCGGTGGATTCATTGAAGATGATGGTTAAGTACTGCGGTAGCTACACAAGCGTGTATTGGAGGAGCGTTGGAGATGGAGATAATAAAGATCAGATTGCTGAATATGGGATTCGgattgattttgattttcttgTTACAACTACTTGTCTTGGTTGTCAAGATGTTTTGAAGGGCGGTGGGTCGTGTGGATTTGATGTTGAAACGCTTCAGTTCTTGTGTATTTGTGATGGTAACAATAATGTCACTACTTATTGTCAAG ATCAAAGCAAATCTAGTGTTAGCAATAAGCACCGAATAATTGCAG GGACAGTGAGTGCGGTATCAGCAGCTGGGGCATTGGGAATTGCAGCAACTATCTTGTTTGtcaagaaactgaagaaggcCAACGCACCCGTCACATGTGGAGTTCAAACTAACGACAATAGgcttttttga
- the LOC103484628 gene encoding putative pectate lyase 2: protein MAFPLLLLSIFLSFLPTIISTPKPNNYYDKPISLNPIDACWRNNPNWAANRRALADCAVGFGSDALGGKFGSIYVVTDPSDDPEYPEPGTLRFGVIQLKPLWIVFARDMAITLKRELMVNSFKTIDGRGAKVEISNGPCVTIQNVSHVIIHGISIHDCKPGKPGRVRSTVTHCGDRQESDGDAISIFSSSHIWIDHCYLARCTDGLIDVIHASTAVTISNNYFSQHDKVILLGHNDEFRDDRIMRVTVAFNRFGAGLVQRMPRVRFGYAHVANNWYNKWEMYAMGGSADPTIFSQGNYFMAPDDPFSKQVTKREVYESGWKTWKWRSSNDVFMNGAYFIPTGWGSCTPFYTRAQAFPVAHGSLAPLLTIAAGPLPCVLAKPC from the exons ATGGCTTtcccattattattattatcaatattCCTCTCTTTCCTACCCACAATTATCTCCACGCCCAAACCCAACAACTACTATGACAAACCAATATCCCTCAACCCCATCGACGCATGCTGGCGGAACAACCCCAATTGGGCAGCCAACCGCCGCGCCCTGGCCGACTGTGCCGTCGGGTTTGGCAGCGACGCCTTGGGAGGCAAATTCGGGTCAATCTACGTAGTCACAGACCCATCGGACGACCCGGAATATCCAGAACCCGGAACGCTGCGCTTTGGGGTGATCCAACTGAAGCCATTATGGATTGTGTTCGCAAGAGATATGGCGATTACTCTTAAAAGAGAATTGATGGTGAATAGCTTTAAGACTATAGATGGGCGAGGGGCAAAAGTAGAAATTAGCAATGGGCCTTGTGTTACGATCCAAAATGTGAGCCACGTCATAATCCACGGGATCAGCATTCATGATTGTAAGCCGGGAAAGCCTGGACGTGTGAGGAGCACGGTGACTCATTGTGGTGACCGCCAAGAATCGGACGGTGACGCCATTTCTATATTTAGTTCTTCTCATATTTGGATCGACCATTGCTATTTGGCTCGATGTACTGATGGGCTCATTGACGTCATTCATGCCTCCACTGCCGTCACCATCTCCAATAATTACTTCTCTCAACATGATAAA GTGATCCTTCTTGGTCACAACGATGAATTTAGAGATGATAGAATCATGAGAGTGACGGTAGCTTTCAATCGTTTCGGGGCTGGACTTGTTCAAAGAATGCCCAG GGTGAGATTTGGATATGCTCATGTTGCCAATAATTGGTACAACAAATGGGAAATGTATGCGATGGGTGGCAGTGCAGATCCAACCATCTTCAGCCAAGGAAATTACTTCATGGCTCCCGACGATCCTTTCTCAAAGCAG GTAACAAAGCGAGAGGTTTATGAGAGTGGATGGAAGACATGGAAATGGAGATCTTCAAATGATGTGTTTATGAATGGGGCTTATTTCATCCCAACAGGCTGGGGATCTTGTACCCCTTTCTACACTCGAGCTCAAGCTTTTCCTGTTGCTCATGGCTCTTTAGCTCCTCTTTTGACTATTGCCGCCGGCCCTTTGCCTTGCGTTCTTGCCAAACCTTGttga
- the LOC103484633 gene encoding uncharacterized protein LOC103484633, protein MASSAAIEGATPASAALKSVLERVQLAAERSGRVPQQIRVVAVSKTKPVPVIRQVYDAGHRYFGENYVQELVEKAPQLPEDIEWHFIGNLQSNKVKPLLSGVPNLAVVETVDDEKIANRLDRMVESIGRKPLKVFIQVNTSGEESKSGVEPSGCVELAKHVSLNCPNLQFSGLMTIGMLDYTSTPENFKLLANCRTEVCKALEISEEQCELSMGMSADFELAVEMGSTNVRVGSTIFGAREYLKKK, encoded by the exons ATGGCTTCCTCAGCCGCTATAGAAGGCGCCACACCGGCATCCGCGGCGCTCAAGTCTGTGCTTGAGCGCGTTCAGCTAGCCGCCGAACGCTCCGGTCGTGTACCTCAGCAGATCCGAGTCGTAGCTGTTAGCAAAACAAAGCCGGTTCCCGTCATTCGTCAAGTCTATGATGCTGGCCATCGATATTTTGGCGAGAATTACGTTCAGGAACTCGTTGAGAAAGCTCCTCAg CTTCCGGAGGACATTGAGTGGCATTTCATCGGAAATTTGCAAAGCAACAAAGTGAAACCACTGCTGT CTGGCGTTCCAAACCTCGCAGTCGTAGAGACTGTGGATGATGAAAAG ATTGCTAACCGTTTGGATCGGATGGTTGAAAGTATTGGGAGGAAGCCTCTTAAGGTGTTTATCCAAGTGAATACAAGTGGAGAAGAAT CAAAATCAGGCGTTGAGCCCTCAGGGTGTGTGGAGCTCGCTAAACATGTTAGTTTGAACTGCCCAAATCTTCAATTTTCCGGGCTAATGACAATTGGAATGTTAGATTATACGTCCACACCAGAAAACTTCAAG TTATTGGCCAACTGTAGAACGGAAGTTTGCAAAGCACTCGAAATATCAGAAGAACAATGTGAGCTATCAATGGGAATGTCAGCAGACTTCGAACTAGCT GTTGAAATGGGAAGTACAAATGTGAGGGTTGGATCAACAATATTTGGAGCGAGGGAATACCTCAAGAAAAAGTGA